The genomic DNA ACGACAACTTCGGCTATTCGGTTTCCGGAGCAGGTGATGTGAACAATGATGGCTATGCTGACCTGATCGTGGGGGCACTCTTGAATAGTGCAGGAGGTAGTTTTGCTGGTCGAGCCTATGTCTATTCAGGTCAGACTGGAGCCCTTCTCTACACTTTCACCGGAGAGGCTGCGGGTGACGAGTTCGGCTGTTCGGTTTCCGGAGCGGGTGATGTGAACAAGGATGGATATGCTGACCTGATTGTGGGAACATTCGCGTATCCGGGAGGCACTTATGCCGGGCGAGCCTATGTCTATTCCGGTCAGACCGGAGCTCTTCTCTACACTTTCACCGGAGCGGCTGCGAACGACCAGTTAGGAGTTTCGGTTTCCGGGGCAGGTGATGTGAACAAGGATGGATATGCTGACCTGATTGTGGGAGCACACGGTAATTCTGCGGGAGGTAGTTTTGCTGGTCGAGCCTATGTCTACTCCTGCCCGGGGTCTTACGTGTGCGGCGATGCGAATGCCGATACAAAAGTTACAGTCTCAGACGTAGTATACCTTGTTAACTATCTATTTAAAGGAGGTCCTGCTCCCAAGTGCGTCCCGTTGGCCCCTTGTGCGGACGCCAATGGGGATGGAAAAATAACAGTCTCTGATGTAGTCTATTTGATAAATTACTTGTTCAAAGGAGGTCCGGCGCCAGCGTGTTGAGCTTACGCAAAGCCAGCCAGGGGTTCAAAATTTTGAACACCCAAAAAAAATCCAATTGACGTGTTAGGTAGCTCGCGTAAACCGACCTACTTTCTACTAAGTTATAAAAAAAGTAGAGACGCATAGCCATGCGTCTCTACAAAAATAACCCAGGTTGATAACAACCAAGGTCTACAGAATTTGACAGTATAAGAACTTTGGTATCTCAAGTCTGCGTCCCTTCAAAAAATCTTTTATGTAAATCATCCGTTATCCACTTAGCCATATCTTTAAACCCTTTTTCCTTGAAATTTTCTGTGTGCTGTCAGGTGGTAACACCTGACAGCACAACTGCACAGGAGTCAGGAGGTAACTCCTGGCTCCACAGGAAATTTAGCCAAAAACGATGCGAAATGAGCGTCTCCTAGCCAGTACAGTGCTGGAATTTGACATTAATCCGGATCACCAGTCGGACTCTTTTGCTTTAGCTTAGAAGAGGTTACTGGAATCCGCCTGAGGTAGTCTCTGATTGGCTTTTTCATTTTTCTGGTCGCGCCCCGACCCCAAACTCGAACGACTAACGTCTCGAAGATGGTTTTGACTCGACGAAGCGGATGCCATGTCTTAATCTTGAAGAACCCTATCGCATTCCAGTAATTATTCGTTATGAAGATCCTCAGGGTTTGCCAGTGATTGTAGAGTCTCGGCATGGCATCTAACATCACGGCCACCTGCAGTTGTCTAGGAGTCATTCTCTCAGGATAAAAAGTGACATGATGCCCGTCATATTTGGACCAGTCGAGATTGAAGATCCGATTACCGTTTTTGAATCGCTCGAACAGCTTTGAGCCGGGAATAGGTACTAATATCAGAAATTGGGTTGTTTCTAATCTCCACTTGATCGAAGCCTGTATATTGGCTTTAACTGTTTCCAGGGTATCCGTATCAAACCCCAGAACCCACATGGCATGAATATCTATTCCGTAACTGTGAATGGTCTTCGTGAACGCCGACATGTCATCGAAGCTGAGTCCCTTGCCTATGGCCTTCAGGCTTTCTGGATTTGTAGATTCATAGCCGATGTAGGCCCTGTCAAATCCAGCGTGCCTCAAGAGCTTCAGCGACTCAGGGTATCTGGCCAGGTCCAACCGGATCTGACCGGAAAGGGAACGCACCAGATGATTGTCAATTATACTTCGGCACAATCGTTCTAATCTTGGCCTATTGGCCCCGAGGTTGTCATCCGCTAAAAAAACAGGTATTCTGCCATATCTACGGTCATAGTATTTGATATCCTCAGCAACCTTTTGCTCCGAGCGAAAACGGTATGCTCTGCCAAACATAGCGACTTCGGAGCAGAAATCACAATCCCATGGACAACCCCGTGACGTAATGAGAGGTATGGCATACGGTTTTTCAAATCCATAAATCAAATCCAGATCTGGCGTAGGCAATGAATCAAGATCGACCTGCTCAGGCACCGAAGTATGATGAATTTTATCCCCCATCCTGAATGAGAGTCCGGGTATGTTCAAGAGTTGATGAGAATCTTTTCCAGATAGCCACCATTGAATGAAGCTGGCAAAAGACTCTTCAGCTTCATGTCTGAATACATAATTCGCACCGTTATCGAGGGCCTCCTCAGGCAAAAACGTGACATGTGGTCCCCCTATCAAGATGGGAGCGTCAGGATTTACTTCCTCTTTGATTTTCTTCATTAACATATAGGCGCGAGGCACCGTCGAAGTGATGGAGGAGATCAATACCATGTCTGCGCGTCCCACGTGTTCCCAAAGGATCGGCGCAATTTCCTCGCAATAGATCTCGCATCTATGACCTGCTTGTTTGGCGATAGTCAACAACTGGGGCAAACCTAGCCGTGGCATATGATTATGACTAAAAATGTGTAGCCCTGGGGCTTTTGGCTCTATACCTACGATAAACATGGCCGAACTCCTTTGATCACAATCTTTTGGAAAGACGGTTCTTCCCTTTGAGCTTAATATAATCGGTTTCTTAAATCCTCTCGCTTTTTTCTTGAAAGTACTGTCGAACTTTCGCCGAAATTTGACGATCAGTCATCTTGTCAATTGTTTCAATACCGACTATGCGTCCATCAAGTCTGGCTCTCTTGAGATGTTTCTTCAGCTCGCCCTTGGCCTCACCCGGACCAAATATTAGAATGGATTCTGCATTACGCATAGACGCGATTACCGCATCGTAGTAAATGTTGAGATGTCCCGTAAACTTTCTCTGGCGGCTATCATCTGCCGGCACTAGTCGTGATTCATGGGGAGTCGTAGAACGTACACCATCAAAACGTCCGGGCTGTTTTTCAACTTTCGATATTATCAGTCTTGTTTCTTCCCCTTTGTCCGTAATAGCCACGATAAGAGCTTTCCTATGGTCAATCCACAAACCCACTTTTGTTCTCGTCTATTTCTCCTTTGTCTATTAGCTTGACTTAACGATGATTATACAGTCTGGATAGTACTGCAAAGACAAGTTGCAATTTTCTGTACAAGACACCTAAGCGATTCAAGAAATAGGTGTACGAATCCCTGATTTTTCTTTCCTACCTATTTCTACAAAATCTCCGCAATTGCTCCCGTCAAAGAACCTGGTTAAGGAATTTATGTGAGAAACGCTCAAAAGCAAGAAAAATCTATTCAGGTCAGAGAATTATTAGCCTTTTTACATCGTTTTAGCAGGTCTTCAAAAGGTGGTCAATTACAAGGAATGGAAAGAAGTTAACCTCAGCCATCTCTTCACTGGCTTTGGTTCTTCAGAATGCTAAAAGAGCAGATCGTAGGTCAGGTTTCTTGCGCATCTGACAAATGAATTTTTTCAGTTTCGGGAACACGGAGCTACTAAGCTACTACTTTATTTAATTGGATTACTTTGATTTGCCAAGAGTTATTTTGGTTTCAGTTATAATATTCAAATATAATATTCAAAGGAAATTCAATCTCCATTGAAGCATAATTGTGATAGAGGCAGGCAGTAACATCCCCCTGAGTGTCCATAGCTATCGTTCCCCCCATAATTTAGCTCTGAGATAGCTAATTATCCCTAACCTAAAACTTTATTTGAAGAACATCATAATTACAGCCCAGAATATAAGTGTGCCAGCCCCTAATGTAAGTATGCCAATTATAACCCACGTAAGAGGTGAAATCCTCTTAGTGTCAGTCTGTTTTTCCATAAGATTCCTCCTCAATTTTGTATGACTCACCAGATTATACGGATAGGACCATCTCGAAGTTACAAAATATTACCTGCTCCTTATGGAATGACTTTCGCAACTGGGTATCTCATATTAAAAAATAATAGTTGTGGGTCAGAAGCCCTGTGCTCCTAACCTACTCTCACTTCACTCAAAGTATTTATCTCTGAGAATAGAAAAAATGGGGAACTCTGTTGCACTGACGGTGTATAACAAAGAGATAGTCGAAAAACCTTTAAGGAAAGGAGAAAACAATGAAAAAATATTTTACAGCATCAATATCGTTGCTAGCAATTTTGGTTTTTGCTTGTATTGTTTATGCTGGTGATGAAACAACGGTTCGCTTTCCTGAGACCGAGGCAGGAAAACGGGTTGAATCGTATTTCAGCGCATTCAACAGCAACAATGAGAATGACATGCGAACATATCTGGAGCAGAACATCGTTCCCAGTACCCTTAAAGAGCGTCCCATCGAACAGCGCATGGCTATGTATCGGCAGATTAAGAGCGACCTGGCAACATTAGAGCCGGTAAAAATCATAAAGGAGAGCACGGATGCGATCAAGCTTGTTGCCCGCTCTGCCAATGAGTCGTGGCTTGAGCTTACCTTCGAGTTCGAAAAGAGTGTTCCTTATAAGCTCCTGGGCATAAGGATCATGCGTCTGGATGAGCCACCTGATCTTAACGCTCCGACGACCCCGATGACCGAAACGGAGATGCTGAAGGAGCTCAATGTTTTTATGAATGGGATATCAGTTAAGGACGAGTTCTCTGGAGTGGTTATGCTCGCCAAAGGAGATAAGCCGATCTTCCGGAAAGCTTATGGTTTGGCGAGCAAAGAATACAACATTCCTAACCGTGTGGATACGCGCTTTAACTTGGGTTCAATCAATAAATTCCTGACTCGCATCGCGATTGAACAGCTTGAGGGAAAAGGTAAACTCAGATTGGATGACCCGTTCAGCAAATATCTTCCGGACTATCCCAATAAAGAAGCGGCTGAGAAGATAACCATACGACATCTGTTGGACATGACCTCCGGGATAGGAGATTTCTTTGGCGAGAAGTATCAGTTCACTCCAAAGGACCGCATCAGGACCTTGTCTGACTATCTGTCGCTTTTTGGGGATAAACCTCTTTTGTTCGAGCCAGGAACAAATCGACAATACTCCAATGGCGGGTACATAGTCCTCGGGCTAATCATTGAAAAGGTGGGTGGACAGACCTATTTCGATTATGTCCGTGATAATATCTATAAGATTGCAGATATGGAGAACACGACCCACCTCGAGGCTGACGTGCCTGCGGAGAATGTGGCCAGCGGTTATACCAATAACCGGGATGAAAACGACCACCCCGGTGAGCCGAGACGCAATAACATCTACACCCGTCCTGCACGTGGAAGCTCTGCGGGAGGCGGGTATTCAACGGTGGACGATCTGCTGAAACTGGTGGTAGCACTCAAGACAAACAAGCTTTTGGCACCCAAGACTTCGGAGGAAATCAACGGAGCTGGCATCGCCATTGCCGGCGGAGCTCCCGGAATCAATGCCATGGTGGAAACCAATCCCGAAACCGAATACACGATTATTGTTCTTTCGAATTACGACCCGCCAGCAGCACAAAAGGTTGCACGCAAGATCGACTCGTTCCTTGTACGCTTGAAATAACCTCGCAGGTAAGATGCTTTGGTTCCAGACTGGTTATTCTGAACACCTGACAGAAAAGTAGGTCAGGAGCCTTGGGGGCTCCTGACCTACTACTACTACTACTTCATATCATGAGGATAATTGGTCTGAAAAGCTGCTTTACACTGCAACAGTCCGGTTCTTGGGAATTTCAATCTTCCTCAGATGTTCTGCTGCATCCTCAGGAGGGACCGTGTTAATGTAAATACTTGTTCCCATTTCAAACCCTGCCGGTGTGGTCAGCCGTGGCACTATCTCCAAATGCCAATGAAAATTATCCAGCTCATCAGAATCACAAGTACCGGTTAATAACGTGTAATTGTAGGGGGGATCGGAAAGACAAAGGTAAAGGCGTAACATTGTCTCCTTCAGGATCTGTGCAAACTCAGTCACTTCAAATCTGGACATCCTGGCAAAACAGGACCTGTGATTCCTGGGAATGATCCAGGTTTCAAAAGGCGAGCGGGAGGCAAACGGAGCACAGGCAATAAAACCTCCATTTTCTGCAATCAAACGCTCCCCGGCCGCTATCTCATGATCTGCTATGTGGCAGTAAACGCATTTACCTCTATATTCTTTGTACTGCTCCACTCCTTTTATCTTGGACCACACCTTCTGTGGAATAACCGGGGTAGCCACGATCTGGGAATGAGAATGAATCAGGGAGCACCCGGCTTCCTCCCCATGGTTTTTAAAGACCAGGATGTATTTTAGGCGCGGGTCTTCTCTTAGAGAATTATAACGATCACAATAAGCCCAGATGATCTCTTCGACTTCCTTTTCCTCCATAGTTGGTATGGTCTTTCCATGATTTGGAGTTTCAATAACGACCTCATGCGCACCTATTCCGTTCATAACGTCATAAATACCTATGTCGTTTCGATTAAGCTCCCCTGCCCTATCCAGGGCAGCAAATTTATTAGGAATAACCCTTACCCGCCAGCCGCGTGAATTTGGTTCTATTCCGCGTTCACGATAAGCCAGCAGCTCCGGAGGAGTGAGCGATTCATTTCCATAACAAAAAGGACAATGAGCATCATGTTCCTGGACCTGATGAATTATTGCCCCTTTCCTAAAATCTGAAGGTCTTTTTGCTCTTTCTTTAGCTAAAACTACCCATTCCCTCGTTACTATATCTTTTCTTAACTCTGGCATATTGATACCCTCTTCAGTAAGTTCACAACCCTTTTTGAATAAATCGGCTTACAATAGCCATCTCTTCACTGGCTTTGGCTCTTCAGAATGCTAAAAGAGTAGATCGTAGGTCAGGTGCCTTACGCACCTGACAAAGGAATAGGGTCAGAAGCACGGGGCTCCTGACCTACTACTGATGTTCAGAAAGTTGATAACTGAAAATTGCTTGACAAGCAAAGTCTGACTTGTTTATTAGTATTGTTACTAATAGTGCTAATTCATGAGTATCGGCTATGGCAGAACAATGCAGAGCTGTTACTGATAAAGGTAAGCAGTGCAAGAGAAGGGCTTTACCAATTGAACATTATTGTAAAATGCACCTTTACCTTAAATTCGGAGGAGAACACATGCCAGCCCCGTTTTTCAAGAAGCCATTATTTATTATGACAATTGTTTTAGGTCTAATTGCTCTCACTGTTGCCGTTTACTCCAGTTATGAGGGCGCTGCAAAAAAAGACCTAACTCACACGGTAGGTGCTGAATTCCAAAAAAGAATCGAAGAACATGGCTTTGTAGCTCCAAGGACTTATGAGGAAATCATAAGAACAATTGGTAAATCCTGCAGTGAAGTGGGTGAGGCAGTCTGCAATAAGATAAAAAGCGCTACAGAGGATTTGCAAAATGGAAAATATGTTGAAGCAGAGCAGTCATATAAGGTATTGACAGAGCTTCTCCCCGACGTAGCTGA from Candidatus Zixiibacteriota bacterium includes the following:
- a CDS encoding B12-binding domain-containing radical SAM protein, which gives rise to MPRLGLPQLLTIAKQAGHRCEIYCEEIAPILWEHVGRADMVLISSITSTVPRAYMLMKKIKEEVNPDAPILIGGPHVTFLPEEALDNGANYVFRHEAEESFASFIQWWLSGKDSHQLLNIPGLSFRMGDKIHHTSVPEQVDLDSLPTPDLDLIYGFEKPYAIPLITSRGCPWDCDFCSEVAMFGRAYRFRSEQKVAEDIKYYDRRYGRIPVFLADDNLGANRPRLERLCRSIIDNHLVRSLSGQIRLDLARYPESLKLLRHAGFDRAYIGYESTNPESLKAIGKGLSFDDMSAFTKTIHSYGIDIHAMWVLGFDTDTLETVKANIQASIKWRLETTQFLILVPIPGSKLFERFKNGNRIFNLDWSKYDGHHVTFYPERMTPRQLQVAVMLDAMPRLYNHWQTLRIFITNNYWNAIGFFKIKTWHPLRRVKTIFETLVVRVWGRGATRKMKKPIRDYLRRIPVTSSKLKQKSPTGDPD
- a CDS encoding beta-lactamase family protein; this translates as MRTYLEQNIVPSTLKERPIEQRMAMYRQIKSDLATLEPVKIIKESTDAIKLVARSANESWLELTFEFEKSVPYKLLGIRIMRLDEPPDLNAPTTPMTETEMLKELNVFMNGISVKDEFSGVVMLAKGDKPIFRKAYGLASKEYNIPNRVDTRFNLGSINKFLTRIAIEQLEGKGKLRLDDPFSKYLPDYPNKEAAEKITIRHLLDMTSGIGDFFGEKYQFTPKDRIRTLSDYLSLFGDKPLLFEPGTNRQYSNGGYIVLGLIIEKVGGQTYFDYVRDNIYKIADMENTTHLEADVPAENVASGYTNNRDENDHPGEPRRNNIYTRPARGSSAGGGYSTVDDLLKLVVALKTNKLLAPKTSEEINGAGIAIAGGAPGINAMVETNPETEYTIIVLSNYDPPAAQKVARKIDSFLVRLK
- the galT gene encoding galactose-1-phosphate uridylyltransferase; this translates as MPELRKDIVTREWVVLAKERAKRPSDFRKGAIIHQVQEHDAHCPFCYGNESLTPPELLAYRERGIEPNSRGWRVRVIPNKFAALDRAGELNRNDIGIYDVMNGIGAHEVVIETPNHGKTIPTMEEKEVEEIIWAYCDRYNSLREDPRLKYILVFKNHGEEAGCSLIHSHSQIVATPVIPQKVWSKIKGVEQYKEYRGKCVYCHIADHEIAAGERLIAENGGFIACAPFASRSPFETWIIPRNHRSCFARMSRFEVTEFAQILKETMLRLYLCLSDPPYNYTLLTGTCDSDELDNFHWHLEIVPRLTTPAGFEMGTSIYINTVPPEDAAEHLRKIEIPKNRTVAV
- a CDS encoding FG-GAP-like repeat-containing protein, with protein sequence DNFGYSVSGAGDVNNDGYADLIVGALLNSAGGSFAGRAYVYSGQTGALLYTFTGEAAGDEFGCSVSGAGDVNKDGYADLIVGTFAYPGGTYAGRAYVYSGQTGALLYTFTGAAANDQLGVSVSGAGDVNKDGYADLIVGAHGNSAGGSFAGRAYVYSCPGSYVCGDANADTKVTVSDVVYLVNYLFKGGPAPKCVPLAPCADANGDGKITVSDVVYLINYLFKGGPAPAC